A genomic stretch from Hymenobacter psoromatis includes:
- a CDS encoding histidine kinase, protein MDSESQPKTILIAEDSSVILSLTRKILEQQKYKIVLAKNGGEVLRQLESKLDSEPVDGVLMDINIPIKNGLECTKDIRNHADPRINQLPVIAITGNANNYSLEQFREAGITDYLPKPLDFDALVRVVRQYVG, encoded by the coding sequence ATGGATTCCGAATCTCAACCCAAAACCATTCTTATTGCCGAGGATAGCTCAGTTATCTTGAGCCTGACCCGTAAAATACTGGAGCAGCAGAAGTACAAGATTGTATTAGCCAAAAATGGGGGCGAAGTGCTGCGCCAGCTGGAGAGTAAGCTGGACAGTGAGCCCGTTGACGGTGTGTTGATGGACATCAATATCCCGATAAAAAACGGCCTCGAATGCACCAAGGATATCCGCAACCACGCCGACCCGCGCATCAATCAACTGCCCGTTATTGCCATCACGGGCAACGCCAATAACTACTCGCTGGAGCAGTTTCGCGAGGCCGGCATCACCGATTATTTGCCCAAGCCGCTCGATTTCGATGCGCTGGTGCGGGTAGTGCGGCAGTACGTAGGCTAG
- a CDS encoding RNA-splicing ligase RtcB has protein sequence MASILRGNDLRQLGFPEGRAIGLALAQLQRKEFKRLTQADQLELLGAILATPTDFLTDLAWSHTAAALLPPVSRHIELVARKPYVTFGAEHIEAGAVHQMETAMKLPVTVAGALMPDAHHGYGLPIGGVLATDNAVIPYAVGVDIGCRMALSVYDLPAKFLTQRVQEVRHLLLENTRFGSGRSWERGQRLDHAVLHSDTFQAIPFLKNKLDRAAEQVGTSGSGNHFVEFGIVEITDPANEMGLPLGQYVGVLSHSGSRGLGAGIAEHYTKLAKNVCQLPGEAQHLAWLGLDTEAGQEYWAAMNLAGDFASACHDQIHRRLARALGEKPLAKVENHHNFAWKERLVDGREVITHRKGATPAGAGVLGIIPGSMTAPGFIVRGRGAAASLSSASHGAGRLLSRTRAKAEIGEADLRRQLADHGVELLGGGLDEAPQAYKNIHTVMASQRELVEVLGSFTPKVVRMDGT, from the coding sequence ATGGCTTCTATTTTACGGGGCAATGACTTGCGGCAGCTCGGGTTTCCCGAGGGCCGCGCTATTGGGCTGGCGCTGGCGCAGCTGCAACGCAAAGAATTCAAGCGCCTGACCCAGGCCGACCAGCTCGAATTGTTAGGAGCAATTCTGGCGACGCCCACCGATTTCCTCACCGACCTGGCCTGGAGCCACACCGCTGCCGCGCTGCTACCCCCCGTGTCGCGGCACATCGAGCTGGTGGCGCGCAAGCCCTACGTCACCTTCGGCGCCGAGCACATCGAGGCCGGGGCGGTGCACCAGATGGAAACCGCCATGAAGCTGCCCGTGACCGTGGCCGGCGCGCTCATGCCCGACGCCCACCACGGCTACGGCCTGCCTATCGGCGGCGTGCTGGCCACCGACAACGCCGTAATTCCCTACGCCGTGGGCGTGGACATTGGCTGCCGCATGGCGCTTTCGGTGTATGACCTGCCGGCTAAATTCCTTACCCAGCGCGTGCAGGAAGTGCGCCACCTGCTGCTCGAAAACACCCGTTTCGGCAGCGGTCGGAGCTGGGAGCGGGGCCAGCGCCTCGACCACGCGGTGCTGCACAGCGACACGTTTCAGGCCATTCCGTTCCTGAAAAACAAGCTCGACCGCGCCGCCGAGCAGGTGGGCACGTCGGGCTCGGGCAACCACTTCGTGGAATTCGGGATTGTCGAAATCACTGACCCGGCCAACGAAATGGGCCTACCCCTGGGCCAGTATGTGGGCGTGCTCTCGCACTCGGGCTCGCGGGGGCTGGGCGCGGGCATTGCCGAGCACTACACCAAGCTCGCCAAAAACGTGTGCCAGCTGCCCGGCGAGGCCCAGCACCTCGCCTGGCTGGGCCTCGACACCGAGGCCGGCCAGGAGTACTGGGCCGCCATGAACCTGGCCGGCGACTTTGCCTCGGCCTGTCACGACCAGATTCACCGCCGCCTGGCGCGGGCACTGGGCGAAAAGCCGCTGGCGAAAGTGGAAAACCACCACAACTTTGCCTGGAAGGAGCGCCTGGTCGATGGCCGCGAGGTCATCACGCACCGCAAGGGCGCGACCCCGGCCGGCGCGGGCGTGCTTGGCATCATCCCCGGCTCCATGACGGCCCCCGGCTTTATTGTGCGGGGTAGGGGCGCGGCGGCCTCACTGTCTTCGGCCTCGCACGGGGCCGGTCGGCTGCTGTCGCGCACCCGCGCCAAAGCCGAAATCGGCGAAGCCGACCTGCGCCGGCAGCTCGCCGACCACGGCGTGGAGCTGCTCGGCGGCGGCCTCGACGAAGCCCCGCAGGCCTACAAAAACATCCACACCGTGATGGCCAGCCAGCGCGAATTGGTGGAGGTGCTGGGCTCCTTCACGCCCAAAGTCGTGCGGATGGATGGCACTTGA
- a CDS encoding molybdenum cofactor sulfurase has product MAFPFFGDDKSTVARLLATLPQVGRLEWIGRRPARRTEPESVAEADIITDRHLAGDHASSKAGGKRQITIIQHEHLAAVAGFLGLAEPVAPGRLRRNLVVSGLNLLALKGRQIQIGDEVILDITGECHPCSRMEEELGSGGYNAMRGHGGLTAHIAQGGRLRVGDAVRVLPPTPTPNANGQGQ; this is encoded by the coding sequence ATGGCTTTTCCTTTTTTTGGGGATGATAAATCGACGGTGGCGCGGCTGCTGGCCACCCTACCCCAGGTGGGCCGGCTGGAGTGGATAGGCCGGCGCCCGGCGCGCCGCACCGAGCCGGAGTCCGTGGCGGAAGCCGACATAATTACTGACCGGCACCTGGCCGGCGACCACGCCAGCTCCAAGGCCGGCGGCAAGCGCCAGATTACCATTATTCAGCACGAGCATCTGGCGGCGGTGGCGGGCTTTCTGGGCCTGGCCGAGCCGGTGGCGCCCGGCCGCCTGCGCCGCAACCTGGTGGTGAGTGGCCTCAACCTGCTGGCCCTCAAAGGACGGCAGATTCAAATCGGCGATGAGGTAATTCTGGATATCACGGGCGAATGCCACCCGTGCTCGCGCATGGAGGAAGAACTCGGCTCCGGCGGCTACAACGCCATGCGCGGGCACGGCGGCCTCACGGCGCACATTGCCCAGGGCGGCCGCCTGCGGGTGGGCGATGCCGTGCGGGTGCTGCCCCCTACCCCCACCCCTAACGCCAACGGGCAAGGGCAATAA
- a CDS encoding hydrolase translates to MRLTFLGTGTSSGVPMIGCSCPVCRSLDHRDQRLRVSVHLEVEGRSLVIDTGPDFRQQMLRAHIGKLDGILFTHEHKDHTAGLDDVRAFNFRQQQEMPIFAEPRVLEQLKREFAYVFAEHKYPGVPQVSLHPIADDQQPFEVLGLRVQPLRALHYKLPVLGFRIGDIAYLTDANQLPDSTMDQLRGADTIVLNALRHEPHISHFSLSEAVAVLEELKPRRAYLTHISHQLGRHREVEATLPPWVRLAYDGLTVEG, encoded by the coding sequence ATGAGACTTACTTTTTTGGGTACGGGCACTTCGTCAGGGGTGCCCATGATTGGGTGTTCCTGCCCCGTGTGCCGCTCGCTCGACCACCGCGACCAGCGGCTGCGCGTATCGGTGCATCTGGAAGTAGAAGGCCGCAGCTTGGTTATCGACACGGGTCCTGACTTCCGGCAGCAGATGTTGCGGGCGCACATCGGCAAGCTCGATGGCATCCTGTTCACGCACGAGCATAAGGACCATACGGCGGGCCTCGACGACGTGCGGGCCTTCAACTTCCGGCAGCAGCAGGAGATGCCCATCTTTGCCGAGCCACGGGTGCTGGAGCAGCTCAAGCGGGAGTTTGCCTACGTCTTCGCGGAGCACAAATATCCTGGCGTGCCGCAGGTGAGCCTGCACCCCATTGCCGACGACCAACAGCCTTTTGAGGTGCTGGGCCTACGCGTGCAGCCGTTGCGCGCCCTGCACTATAAGCTGCCGGTGCTGGGCTTCCGCATCGGCGATATAGCTTATTTGACGGATGCTAACCAGCTACCGGACAGTACGATGGACCAGTTGCGCGGGGCCGACACGATTGTCCTCAACGCGCTGCGCCACGAGCCGCACATTTCGCATTTCAGCCTGAGTGAGGCCGTGGCTGTGCTGGAAGAGTTGAAGCCGCGGCGGGCCTACCTCACCCACATCAGCCACCAGTTGGGCCGCCACCGCGAGGTGGAAGCTACCCTACCCCCCTGGGTGCGGCTGGCTTACGACGGGCTAACAGTGGAGGGGTAG
- a CDS encoding ribonucleoprotein, producing MRFNFNSRSNAAPVRNHENAPAYPLTPAQKLYAAVATAALSDQFYESADTRLVRLRELVARSDPRFVARLAVYAREQLYLRSVPLVLAVELARLHRGDNLVSRLVARVVQRADEIPELLAFYAQANGRTGAKVLGRLSKQMQHGLALAFNKFDAYQLAKYDRDGAAVRLRDALFLVHPKPRDEAQRAAFDQLVAGTLPVPYTWETELSAAGQVAYPSPAERQAAVTSTWETLVASRRLGYMALLRNLRNLLEANVNAETLALACATLADAGQVARARQLPFRFLAAYREVLALEVGAAPQVLAALEAAIGASARNLRGFGANTRVVVACDVSGSMQQPISPRSKVLLYDVGLVLGMLLQSRCQHVVTGIFGNTWKRVALPQGQVLRNVQELYRREGEVGYATNGHLVVQDLRQRREVVDKIMIFTDCQLWDSAGQGSTLAQEWAAYRANVAPQARLYLFDLAGHGTAPLDVRAEHGVALIAGWSDKIFDVLAALEKKGSALTEIEKIEL from the coding sequence ATGCGTTTCAACTTTAATTCTCGCAGCAACGCCGCGCCGGTTCGCAACCACGAAAACGCGCCGGCCTACCCCCTCACTCCGGCCCAGAAGCTGTACGCCGCCGTGGCTACGGCCGCCCTCAGCGACCAGTTCTACGAGTCGGCCGATACCCGCTTGGTCCGCCTGCGCGAATTGGTGGCCCGCAGCGACCCGCGGTTTGTGGCCCGGCTGGCGGTGTATGCCCGCGAGCAGCTCTACCTGCGCTCGGTGCCGCTGGTGCTGGCCGTGGAGCTGGCCCGCCTGCACCGGGGCGACAACCTGGTGAGCCGCTTGGTGGCGCGGGTGGTGCAGCGCGCCGACGAAATCCCCGAGCTGCTGGCTTTTTATGCCCAGGCCAATGGCCGCACCGGCGCGAAAGTCCTGGGTCGGCTCTCCAAGCAGATGCAGCACGGCCTGGCCCTGGCTTTCAACAAGTTCGACGCCTACCAGCTGGCCAAGTACGACCGTGACGGTGCGGCCGTGCGCCTCCGCGATGCCTTGTTCCTGGTGCATCCCAAGCCCCGCGACGAGGCGCAGCGGGCGGCATTCGACCAGCTCGTGGCCGGTACGCTGCCGGTGCCCTACACTTGGGAAACCGAGCTGTCGGCCGCCGGGCAAGTCGCCTACCCCTCGCCCGCCGAGCGGCAGGCGGCCGTCACTAGCACCTGGGAAACGCTGGTGGCCAGCCGCCGCCTGGGCTACATGGCCCTGCTGCGCAATCTGCGCAACTTGCTGGAAGCCAACGTAAACGCCGAAACGCTGGCCCTGGCCTGCGCTACCCTCGCCGACGCCGGCCAAGTGGCCCGCGCCAGGCAATTGCCCTTCCGCTTCCTGGCTGCCTACCGCGAGGTGCTGGCCCTGGAAGTGGGCGCGGCACCCCAGGTGCTGGCCGCGCTGGAGGCCGCTATTGGGGCCAGCGCCCGCAACCTGCGCGGTTTCGGGGCCAACACCCGCGTGGTGGTGGCCTGCGACGTGTCGGGCTCGATGCAGCAACCCATTTCGCCGCGCAGCAAAGTGCTGCTCTACGACGTGGGCCTGGTGCTGGGCATGTTGCTGCAAAGCCGTTGCCAGCACGTAGTTACCGGCATCTTTGGCAACACCTGGAAGCGGGTGGCGCTGCCCCAGGGCCAGGTGCTGCGCAACGTGCAGGAGCTGTACCGCCGCGAGGGCGAGGTCGGCTACGCTACTAACGGCCACCTCGTGGTGCAGGACCTGCGCCAACGCCGCGAGGTAGTGGATAAAATCATGATTTTCACCGACTGCCAGCTCTGGGACAGCGCCGGGCAAGGCAGCACGCTGGCCCAGGAATGGGCCGCTTACCGCGCCAACGTGGCTCCCCAGGCCCGCCTCTACCTCTTCGACCTGGCCGGCCACGGCACCGCCCCGCTCGACGTGCGCGCCGAGCACGGCGTGGCCCTCATCGCCGGCTGGTCGGATAAAATCTTCGACGTGCTCGCTGCCCTCGAAAAGAAGGGTAGCGCGCTCACCGAAATCGAGAAAATTGAGCTATGA
- a CDS encoding tRNA dimethylallyltransferase — protein MFSTEFLTQLDPTPADPRPVLLAVAGPTAVGKTALTVALAQQLGTEIVSADSRQFFREMSIGTAKPTPAEMQGVGHHFLDSHSITQDYSAGRFAAEAQERLRGLFEKHPVVIATGGSGLYLQALTDGLDELPPVPPAVRQQLQHELQTHGLPPLVAELARLDPVAHARLDLQNHQRVLRALEVTRGTGQPFSSFHRGPAAVAALAAARPWRVVKVALTRPREALYQRIDQRVEHMLDAGLLAEVEGLLPFRHHQALQTVGYQELFGYLDGAYDYAEAVRLLQRNTRHYAKHQLTWLRRDPEYFKYEL, from the coding sequence ATGTTTTCAACCGAATTCCTTACGCAGCTCGACCCTACCCCTGCCGACCCGCGCCCCGTGCTGCTGGCCGTGGCCGGCCCCACTGCCGTGGGCAAAACGGCCCTTACCGTGGCGCTGGCCCAGCAGCTGGGCACCGAAATCGTATCGGCCGACTCGCGCCAGTTTTTTCGCGAAATGAGCATTGGCACGGCTAAGCCCACGCCGGCCGAAATGCAGGGGGTAGGGCACCACTTCCTTGATTCGCACAGTATTACCCAGGACTACAGTGCCGGCCGCTTTGCTGCTGAGGCGCAAGAACGGCTGCGGGGGCTGTTCGAAAAACACCCGGTAGTGATTGCCACGGGCGGCTCGGGGCTGTACTTACAGGCCCTTACCGATGGCCTCGACGAGTTGCCGCCCGTGCCGCCCGCCGTGCGCCAACAGCTGCAACACGAGCTGCAAACCCACGGCCTACCCCCCCTCGTGGCCGAGCTGGCGCGCCTCGACCCCGTGGCCCACGCCCGCCTCGACCTGCAAAATCACCAGCGCGTGCTGCGCGCTCTGGAAGTGACGCGCGGCACCGGGCAACCCTTTTCCAGCTTCCACCGGGGGCCGGCCGCCGTGGCGGCGCTGGCGGCCGCGCGGCCCTGGCGCGTGGTAAAAGTGGCGCTTACCCGGCCGCGCGAAGCGCTGTACCAGCGTATCGACCAGCGCGTGGAGCACATGCTCGACGCGGGTCTGCTGGCCGAAGTCGAAGGCTTGCTGCCCTTCCGCCATCATCAGGCCCTGCAAACGGTGGGCTACCAGGAACTGTTTGGCTACCTCGACGGCGCTTACGACTATGCCGAAGCCGTGCGCCTGCTCCAGCGCAACACCCGCCACTACGCCAAGCACCAGCTCACCTGGCTCCGCCGCGACCCGGAGTATTTTAAGTATGAATTATGA
- a CDS encoding 6-phosphofructokinase: protein MKRIGVFTSGGDAPGMNACLRAVVRAGVYHGIEVYGIMRGYSGMIKGEFVRMDSASVSNTVQRGGTILKSARSQTFMTKEGRQQAFDQLVNHGIEGLVAIGGNGTFAGANIFEQEFGIPTVGAPGTIDNDLYGTDYTIGYDTAVNTALEAIDKIRDTADSHDRCFFVEVMGRDSGYIAIPCAIGGGAEIVMVPETAMSVEAVIESLQSSYARHKTSFIVIVAEGEEEGNVHKVAKRVKEALPQLDTRVTIVGHIQRGGSPTASDRLLASQLGIAAVEGLLNGMKNVMAGIVDRKLMYTPFEDTINKRKVINQSFMRMVEILSV from the coding sequence ATGAAAAGAATTGGGGTTTTTACCAGCGGGGGCGACGCTCCTGGCATGAATGCCTGCCTGCGGGCGGTGGTGCGGGCGGGCGTTTACCACGGCATCGAAGTTTACGGCATTATGCGCGGCTACAGCGGCATGATTAAGGGGGAGTTCGTGCGCATGGATTCGGCCTCGGTTTCGAATACGGTGCAGCGCGGCGGCACGATTCTGAAATCGGCCCGCTCGCAGACGTTCATGACCAAGGAGGGGCGGCAGCAGGCCTTCGACCAACTCGTGAACCACGGTATTGAGGGCCTGGTGGCAATTGGCGGCAACGGCACGTTTGCGGGGGCCAACATTTTTGAGCAGGAATTCGGCATTCCAACGGTGGGCGCGCCGGGCACCATCGACAACGACCTCTACGGCACCGACTACACCATTGGCTACGACACGGCCGTGAACACGGCGCTGGAGGCTATCGACAAGATTCGCGACACGGCTGATTCGCACGACCGCTGCTTTTTTGTGGAGGTAATGGGCCGCGACTCGGGCTACATCGCTATTCCGTGCGCCATCGGCGGCGGGGCCGAAATCGTGATGGTGCCCGAAACGGCCATGAGCGTGGAGGCCGTTATCGAGTCGCTGCAAAGCAGCTATGCCCGCCACAAAACCTCGTTTATCGTTATCGTGGCTGAGGGGGAGGAAGAAGGCAACGTGCACAAAGTGGCCAAGCGCGTGAAAGAGGCGCTTCCGCAGCTCGATACGCGCGTCACCATCGTGGGCCACATCCAGCGCGGCGGCTCGCCCACGGCCTCCGACCGCCTGCTGGCCTCGCAGCTCGGCATCGCGGCCGTGGAGGGCCTGCTCAACGGCATGAAGAATGTGATGGCCGGCATCGTGGACCGCAAACTCATGTACACGCCCTTCGAAGACACCATCAACAAGCGTAAAGTTATCAACCAGAGCTTTATGCGAATGGTGGAGATACTCTCTGTTTAA